Genomic DNA from Longimicrobium sp.:
CCCGCGGAAAAAACGACGCCTCAGCCGCGCGCCATCGAGTCCAGGAAGTCCTTGTTGGCCTTGGTCTTCTTCATCCGCGTGAGGAGGAAGTCGATCGACTCGGCCGGGGCCATGTCCGAGAGGAAGTTGCGCAGCAGGTAGACGCGCGTGAGCTCCAGCTCGCTGAGGAGGAGGTCTTCGCGGCGCGTGCCCGAGCGGTTGATGTCGATCGCCGGGAAGATGCGCTTGTCCGCGATGTGGCGGTCGAGCACCAGCTCCATGTTGCCGGTCCCCTTGAACTCCTCAAAGATCACCTCGTCCATCCGGCTCCCCGTCTCCACCAGCGCCGTGGCGACGATGGTGAGCGAGCCGCCCTCCTCGATGTTCCGCGCCGCGCCGAAGAATCGCTTCGGCTTGTGCAGCGCGTTGGCGTCCACACCGCCGGAGAGGATCTTACCGGAGTGCGGCACCGTCACGTTGTAGGCGCGGGCCAGGCGGGTGATGGAGTCCAGGAGGATCACCACGTCGCGGCCGTGCTCCACCAGGCGCTTGGCCTTCTCCAGCACCATCTCCGCCACCTGCGTGTGCCGGTCGGCCGGCTCGTCGAAGGTGGACGAGATCACCTCGGCGCGGACGTTCTCCTGCATGTCCGTCACCTCCTCGGGCCGCTCGTCGATGAGCAGCACGATGAGGTGCACCTCGGGGTGGTTCTCGGTGATGGCGTTGGCCATCTTCT
This window encodes:
- the rho gene encoding transcription termination factor Rho, which produces MDITTIKSKSIAELHEMAEGLNISNYSGLRKQDLIYRIEQNLLDSEVVLRGEGVLEVLPEGYGFLRSQDWNYLYGPDDIYVSPSQIKRFDLRTGDTVLGQVRPPKEGERYLALLKVERVNGDEPDKAKHRIAFDNLRPRYPDQRVKLEAPSADLSMRVMDLIAPLGKGQRGLIVAPPKAGKTILMQKMANAITENHPEVHLIVLLIDERPEEVTDMQENVRAEVISSTFDEPADRHTQVAEMVLEKAKRLVEHGRDVVILLDSITRLARAYNVTVPHSGKILSGGVDANALHKPKRFFGAARNIEEGGSLTIVATALVETGSRMDEVIFEEFKGTGNMELVLDRHIADKRIFPAIDINRSGTRREDLLLSELELTRVYLLRNFLSDMAPAESIDFLLTRMKKTKANKDFLDSMARG